The Bemisia tabaci chromosome 5, PGI_BMITA_v3 genome includes a window with the following:
- the LOC109037382 gene encoding tether containing UBX domain for GLUT4 codes for MSITLSVLTPTGRRQTVKVTPNTTILQVLEEVCVKQKLDASEFDLRHHSRILDPSSVVRFSQLPNNAQLEMVEAKKKRQESPVNIMLQLEDGTRLNGDFLPKCSLKDVISNLCPSETGAVENPAIIYMRKEITGLEELNKTTLKDLGLTSGRALLRFLNRSKEQLSQQLHVSNPLKPVKVEIQETPISQSPLSISDSKSAHESKIFDESTSGLSEAAQTSVKGEENMDTISQAPKNSEMSDDNWNQIDAESRLSLKRVSGAEIPNGSDSMDWNESDSAPSEKKLSKCQELVEPKPEPEPEPEIDVSNIEFLGEREALLYNLSDLRSSRIKDDSLPDGFFDLTLDDARSLMRDYKRAREELENAVLSTKAMKDLSDSRRMLAHLNKYQQTVVRIQFPDRFVLQGVFRPRETVQHVLSFVKQFIQNPESEFYLYTAPPKTILNPSETLIEADCVPAAVIYLGSSNQSSPSIQEKYISKAVEPDVAAYFARKSRKSRNDTITIKEEGSSNQSDYEMECLPGPSNGNSNISSSKNNPFQYNKAPNAKLSNTVPKWFKPT; via the exons ACACCATAGCAGGATTCTAGACCCAAGTTCAGTAGTACGATTTTCTCAACTACCAAATAATGCTCAGTTGGAAATGGTTGAAGCCAAGAAGAAACGGCAAGAGTCACCCGTAAACATAATGTTACAATTAGAAGATGGAACAAGACTGAATGGAGACTTTTTGCccaaat GTAGTTTGAAAGATGTAATCAGCAATTTATGCCCATCTGAAACCGGTGCGGTTGAAAATCCAGCCATCATTTACATGCGGAAAGAGATCACTGGACTTGAAGAATTGAACAAGACAACTCTCAAAGATTTAGGTCTCACAAGTGGAAGAGCTCTGCTCAG atttttaaatcgatcAAAGGAACAATTAAGCCAGCAACTTCATGTGTCAAATCCGTTGAAACCGGTGAAAGTTGAAATCCAGGAGACACCTATCTCTCAATCTCCTTTGTCAATATCAGACTCAAAGAGCGCTCATGAATCAAAGATATTTGACGAGAGTACCTCAGGCCTTAGTGAAGCAGCACAGACTTCTGTAAAGGGTGAAGAAAACATGGACACTATCTCTCAGGCtcctaaaaattcagaaatgtcAGATGATAATTGGAATCAGATAGATGCTGAAAGTCGACTTTCATTGAAGCGAGTGTCTGGTGCAGAGATTCCAAATGGGTCAGATAGTATGGATTGGAATGAAAGTGACTCAGCGCCGAGTGAAAAGAAACTAAGCAAATGTCAAGAATTAGTTGAACCAAAACCAGAACCTGAACCAGAACCTGAAATTGATGTGTCTAATATTGAATTT TTAGGCGAACGGGAGGCTCTCCTTTATAATTTATCAGACCTCAGGAGTTCAAGGATTAAAGATGATTCGTTACCAGATGGATTCTTTGATTTGACTTTAGATGATGCCAGATCATTGATGCGAGACTACAAACGAGCGAG AGAAGAGTTGGAAAATGCTGTTCTTTCAACCAAAGCAATGAAAGATCTCTCTGATTCTCGGCGTATGCTGGCTCATCTGAACAAATACCAGCAAACTGTTGTCAGAATACAGTTTCCTGATAGATTTGTTCTCCAGGGTGTTTTCAGGCCCCGAGAAACCGTACAACATGTTTTGAGTTTCGTTAAGCAGTTCATCCAGAACCCTGAATCTGAATTCTACCTCT ATACGGCACCTCCAAAAACTATTCTCAACCCCTCAGAAACTCTAATCGAAGCAGACTGCGTTCCTGCTGCTGTTATCTATTTGGGGTCCTCAAACCAATCGAGTCCTTCTattcaagaaaaatacatttcaaaGGCTGTTGAGCCTGATGTAGCAGCTTATTTTGCTCGTAAATCTAG AAAGTCAAGAAACGACACTATAACGATCAAGGAAGAGGGCTCATCTAATCAAAGTGACTATGAAATGGAGTGTCTCCCGGGACCTAGCAATGGAAATAGCAACATCTCTAGCTCTAAAAATAATCCATTCCAATATAATAAAGCACCAAATGCAAAGCTAAGTAACACAGTGCCTAAATGGTTCAAACCAACATAA
- the LOC109037381 gene encoding pentatricopeptide repeat-containing protein 1, mitochondrial translates to MASRVFTQGSYLRKCVVLVSSQGISKHSKLFPYRQIFNSRLNHSMSSRGAPEINTNVPKEPNFSSENTVEGAPQHSDEKIAIKLAKLSDPDTFGTLNPQKTKQLTYEKLLDELPDEEGDVIVETYADPETQRHRLKIMEYLKMIDDLIKAKRIRDAIDVLEVKMLKEDRAKPTFHIYNHLITACGHAGYTKKAFKLYNDMKKRGVRPNGGTYTSLFNACANCPFPGYGFQQAKHLKALMDEKSIFIRPITYHAMIKAFGRCGAVDIAFSLVDEMIEKKLPLSADTFCFVLQACISDKEAGFRLALVVWHKLRRKWIKPDIYNYNLLLRTVRECGTGDLVTFQQAIDEIMKGGVPSPEEHKLLDSPASENNSNLPSSQESSSLSVDSIEPSNVSENISPVPSISDATTSLKELPAENRPNLLTYKPHLGSILSLNEIRTPQDRLILLGGVNGILEEMEKDGLKPNDVTFGLLLDCIPPTLTAEKALLSIIKKENIKLRIPFYNSLIKRRALRFDYASARDVMTLLRLHHVEPDIMTFGALALSCRKKGEAEDLLRLMKEAEFHPNIEILGAMMRHACIQYSFGYIVYLMKYVKEEEIEVNELFLKHLQTLHNNAVKAFKILHKSKKTKENANIPDFFRSQTFQESFTMFQKFYTYWLKTIKKDPQVHPWAEVKQKRKTAHN, encoded by the exons atggcttCAAGAGTATTTACTCAGGGTAGTTACCTCAGAAAGTGTGTTGTTTTGGTGTCATCTCAAGGTATATCCAAGCACTCCAAGCTATTTCCTTAccgtcaaatttttaattctcgTCTCAATCATTCAATGTCAAGTAGAGGAGCACCTGAAATAAATACAAATGTGCCGAAAGAACCAAACTTTTCCTCAGAGAACACAGTGGAAGGAGCCCCTCAACACTCTGatgagaaaattgcaattaaacttGCCAAGCTCTCAGACCCAGATACATTTGGCACTCTGAACCCTCAAAAAACAAAGCAGTTGACTTACGAAAAATTACTTGATGAATTACCAGATGAAGAAGGTGACGTAATTGTGGAAACTTATGCCGATCCAGAAACCCAGCGGCATCGCTTAAAAATTATGGAATATCTCAAAATGATTGACGATCTTATTAAAGCTAAAAGA ATCAGAGATGCTATTGATGTACTGGAGGTAAAAATGTTGAAAGAGGATCGCGCAAAGCCAACATTTCACATTTATAACCATCTCATCACTGCTTGTGGGCATGCTGGCTACACAAAAAAAGCGTTCAAGCTGTACAATGAT ATGAAGAAACGAGGAGTAAGACCTAATGGCGGTACTTATACTTCGCTTTTTAATGCTTGTGCTAATTGCCCATTTCCAGGGTATGGATTCCAGCAAGCCAAACATTTGAAAGCATTAATGGATGAGAAATCTATCTTCATTAGGCCTATTACTTATCATGCCATGATTAAAG cttttggAAGATGTGGTGCTGTAGACATTGCTTTCAGTTTAGTGGATGAAATGATCGAGAAAAAGTTGCCCTTGTCAGCAGATACTTTTTGCTTTGTACTCCAAGCTTGCATTTCAGATAAAGAGGCTGGTTTTAGACTTGCTCTAGTT GTTTGGCACAAACTTAGGAGGAAATGGATTAAACCCGATATTTACAATTACAATTTGCTTCTCAGAACGGTGCGTGAGTGTGGAACAGGAGACCTTGTCACCTTTCAGCAAGCAATTGATGAGATTATGAAGGGCGGAGTGCCAAGCCCAGAG GAGCATAAACTTCTTGACTCACCAGCATCAGAGAATAATTCTAACCTACCAAGCTCCCAAGAATCATCAAGTCTCTCGGTCGACTCCATTGAACCAAGTAATGTCTCAGAAAATATTAGTCCTGTACCTTCTATTTCTGATGCGACAACCTCTCTTAAAGAACTTCCTGCCGAGAATAGACCAAATTTACTCACATACAAACCTCATTTGGGGAGTATCTTAAGTTTAAATGAAATTAGAACGCCGCAAGACAG gCTGATATTACTTGGAGGAGTGAATGGCATTTTGGAAGAAATGGAAAAAGATGGCCTGAAACCTAATGATGTCACTTTTGGGTTACTGTTGGACTGTATTCCACCCACTCTCACCGCTGAGAAA GCTCTATTGTCAATTATAAAGAAGGAAAATATCAAGCTAAGAATCCCATTCTACAATTCTCTCATCAAAAGAAGAGCTTTGCGGTTTGATTATGCAAGTGCCCGA gATGTCATGACTCTTTTGAGATTACACCATGTGGAGCCGGATATTATGACATTTGGTGCGTTGGCATTGTCCTGTAGAAAGAAAGGAGAGGCGGAGGATCTGTTGCGACTCATGAAAGAAGCTGAATTTCA CCCAAACATTGAAATACTTGGTGCCATGATGAGACATGCGTGTATTCAATATAGTTTTGGATACATTGTTTATCTAATGAAGTATGTTAAGGAAGAGGAAATTGAAGTGAATGAATTGTTCTTAAAACACTTGCAAACCCTACATAACAATGCTGttaaagcttttaaaattttg CACAAGAGTaagaaaacaaaggaaaatGCTAACATTCCTGACTTCTTCCGCAGCCAAACTTTCCAAGAGAGCTTTACaatgttccaaaaattttataCTTATTGGCTCAAAACTATAAAAAAGGATCCTCAAGTGCATCCATGGGCAGAAGTAAAACAAAAACGGAAAACTGCTCATAATTAA
- the LOC109037321 gene encoding U6 snRNA phosphodiesterase 1, whose translation MSKKVHALDLISQYSSGESVCEEDSSEFQEVSATLPVPEAVSKLFSKDINDSSYKDDPKLHGGRVRSFPHVRGNWSTFVYVPYEYNEGLRSILSDAIEICGTEIDLKPIEKPHISLTRTVVLQHHWIDTLVEDIKKSISKVNRFIVSFSSVGVYCNDDRRRTFLSLQLSGGKTQLAECVELLNSCLSAFKLPPFYEDASFHLSIAWCLGDKSREINSKLEELNLKLQNLIAEEPDHFETVVDKAECKTGNKLFRFSLC comes from the exons ATGAGTAAAAAAGTTCATGCTTTGGATCTGATTTCTCAGTACTCGAGTGGAGAAAGTGTATGTGAAGAAGACTCCAGCGAATTCCAAGAAGTTTCTGCCAC GCTACCAGTCCCTGAAGCTGTATCAAAATTATTCAGTAAAGACATCAATGATAGCTCCTACAAAGATGATCCAAAATTACATGGTGGTCGAGTCCGAAGTTTTCCCCATGTAAGAGGCAATTGGTCCACCTTTGTCTACGTGCCTT ATGAGTACAATGAAGGTTTGCGTTCAATTTTGAGTGATGCAATTGAAATTTGTGGAACAGAAATTGACTTGAAGCCAATTGAGAAGCCCCATATTAGTCTCACAAGAACAGTTGTGCTCCAACATCATTGGATTGACACTCTCGTCGAAGATATCAAGAAATCCATCAGCAAAGTTAACAG GTTCATAGTCTCATTTTCCTCGGTTGGAGTCTACTGCAATGATGATAGGAGGAGGACATTTTTGAGTCTCCAGTTGTCAGGAGGTAAAACCCAGCTAGCAGAGTGTGTTGAACTTCTGAATTCATGTTTGTCAGCATTCAAACTACCTCCATTTTATGAG gatgCCTCTTTTCATCTAAGTATTGCATGGTGCCTCGGAGATAAATCAAGAGAAATAAATTCTAAGTTAGAAGAGTTAAATTTAAAGTTGCAGAATTTAATTGCTGAGGAACCGGACCATTTTGAAACCGTTGTTGATAAAGCAGAGTGTAAAAcaggaaataaattatttagaTTCAGTCTTTGTTAA
- the Ref1 gene encoding THO complex subunit 4, translating to MVDKIDLSLDDIINQNKSLKNWRGGRGRRGVGGNRRGRGSPRGRVNKRSIDRPVGSGGRGLLKSRRGSARGLGRSPYSRGDVNNQWKHDLYDGGRMGNRNRISASAISNAMQPGKLLISNLDFAVSNADIEELFAEYGNLKSAKVHYDKSGRSLGTADIVFERKADAVKAMKQYNGVPLDGRPMSIQLATSDLSLVSPVRRPTVSSRPASRGGNIQRGRPNVRRGSAGFRRGGGGGGRGGNRKKDPPATAEQLDAELDAYVNKMEE from the exons ATGGTTGACAAAATTGATTTAAGTTTAGATGATATAATCAATCAGAACAAATCTCTCAAAAACTGGAGAGGAGGACGAGGAAGGCGAGGAGTCGGTGGAAATCGTCGAGGCAGAGGCAGCCCCAGAGGTAGGGTGAACAAGCGATCAATTGATAGACCAGTCGGATCCGGTGGTCGCGGCCTCTTAAAAAGCAGAAGAGGCAGTGCCAGGGGTCTTGGCAGAAGCCCCTACTCGAGG GGAGACGTAAATAATCAATGGAAACACGACTTGTATGACGGTGGCAGAATGGGCAACCGCAACAGAATATCTGCTTCAGCCATCTCTAATGCAATGCAGCCTGGCAAATTGTTGATTTCAAATTTAGATTTTGCTGTCTCGAACGCTGATATTGAG GAACTATTTGCTGAATATGGAAATCTAAAGTCTGCAAAAGTGCATTATGATAAATCAGGGCGTTCACTTGGAACTGCCGACATAGTATTCGAAAGGAAGGCAGATGCTGTCAAAGCCATGAAACAGTACAATGGAGTTCCTTTGGATG GTCGCCCAATGTCCATTCAGTTAGCAACATCCGATCTTTCCTTAGTATCACCTGTCAGGAGGCCGACTGTCAGCTCAAGGCCAGCAAGCCGAGGCGGTAACATACAAAGAGGCAGGCCTAATGTAAGGCGTGGCTCAGCAG GTTTCCGACGTGGAGGAGGGGGAGGTGGTCGAGGTGGTAACAGGAAGAAAGACCCGCCTGCTACTGCTGAGCAACTGGATGCTGAGTTAGATGCTTATGTCAATAAAATGGAGGAATAA